aacaaataattttattttaaaaatattttactgctGATACATACAATACACTCATCATACGCATATATATTTGCATAAAGTATACTTTTAACATGATAATATTTAAAGATTTGATACATTATTGTCAGGTGGGGTATATCAACAGGGGGAGCACTTTATTGTAGTGTGTAGCATAAAAACATTGAAACAGAAAACCACTAGAACAGATATAGAGGGAGACCTCGCCAGCTGCTGCCTCATTAGAGAAGGACAGGAGAGGGTGGAGCCTGAACTAACCAGGTAGTGAAATCAACAGACCAACAGCTcagcgtgactgaactgaatgTCACTGCTTAGGATACCACAAGAATTTAAAAAGGTCTGCCAAATGTTTGTCTGGGGTTAATGGGGGGGGGTATTAGGATTAGAAACTCTAAAagaatatgttttcattataagGCAGATATTTTCTCAACCAAATAAAATTTGGAACTTCTGTCCAGCCAATCAAAAGTAAACTGGAAACTAACTAAAGTGTAAACAAATATGCAAACGTTATATAGTGAAATTTAGAAATAGGTACCTTTAGTCATGAAAAGGCAATCTGAATGTGTAATACATTTCCACCCACATCTGCAATATCtaattgtttatttctgttttagaAAGTTAATTCTAAATATGGAATCattttaaaagcaataaaatgcacattttctcTTGTATATCAACATTATTTCTATATTTCAATTGCCTCAGGTCAATAAAATATGACAGTCTTGTAGTAAACGTAAAATTTGTATTCAGCATCAAACTCTCAAGAGAGTATAAGGTAATACTCGCCCTTCTTATAGGGAGTATTGTAGCTCAGATATTTTCCTTACATAGAGGCAGGCAGTGGGGCTCTACACCCATACTCTGTGTCCACTCCTAACAAACTGATAGTATGAAGGCCTGTTAAAAGCACAAATCTGGCGAGGAAAGGAGGTACTCATTGGAGGGAAAACTcgataaataaatgaagaattCCATACACCTGGCCGTTTGTCCTGACACTGTTAATTATGACAGCGGGTGATTAGAGAATGCTGATTATCTCTGTCTTACTCTGTTTGATTCCATCTCTAGAGGTTTATGTTTCTGTATAAAAATGTTGTttctataaaaacataattgcAGCAACAGTATATCTGAGTTAAGTGCTAAGAAGACCAAATTCAAAATTAGGTACATTTTATTGGAATTTAACCAAAATTAAACCAGTTTCAGCAGCTAAATGTAAAGCCCACATTGTGATAGCAAACACATTACAATGTTCATTCATTTGACATAAATGACAACTACCATAACACAGGGCGATGCTGAATCTTAAAACTGAGCCTAATTTTACCTTTCTCTCGAGTGTGTCATGTGGGGATTGTGTAGAGAGAAGATGAGCAGGTGTCTGTGACCTTGACCAAtaggtttttattttggtgCCTAATACGAATTAGCCTGCAGGCACATGTTTGCTAGTGGCAGTGAAGAACATTTCCTCACAGTGGATGGGTTTGGTGGCTCAGAGAATAGAGTGTTGGCCTGGAGGTTGCCTGTTCAATTCCAGTTGTTCAACCTATGTGTGGCTGCTCGCTGCTACCCCTTGTgtatatgttgttgttgtgtatttgttgtgtttaggAATTGGTATGGTTACTGATCTCAGGTCTGAGTAACTCTGTTGTCACAATTATCACTagcagtgtaaaaaaaaaaaaaaacttcaatgCAGTGtcacaattttttttcttaaatttgtTATTGATAGTGTGATGGGACCCATACTCTGTGGGCTTTATCTCTAAAGTTTTCCTAAAACCAGCTAAGAATGCAAtattggataaaaaaaaaaaaaacagttttttgtAAAAACACATCAAGTTGCATGAAATAatggttaaaaaaagctttgagGCTTAAATTTTTGATCgttaaatattttaacattttaactgTGCTCTGCCATAATTGCTTCTGCTATTGTTTTAGGATAACCAATTTTGTGAAAATATAACTTATCAATATGAGCTTTAGACTAGATTGGAGAAAAAGCTGTTAAAAGTCATGTTAGATGAGAAAACAGCAACTATGTGGCTTTTTTCAATATCGTGAACTGAAATACACATACATAGGATTTAGAGATTAAGACTGTCCTTCAAGCTGGTTCAGAGGATAAGCGTTGTCACTATCCTGTATGAGCTGGTCATTTTCATGAGAAGTGCACCACAGCCGTGATAGTTGCCTCCTTAAGGAGACCTGAATGTACATGGAGATGTTGAAAGGGTTGCAGCAGGAGGTAGCAATTAAGCACTCCTCCCACCTCAAACTGTAAccactgtctgtgtctgttggaTGTTGGCGATAAGGGCCCAGAGCCACCAGTGGACTCATTTTTACCCATCAGGACATGTTAGCACCACAGATCTGTAACTTGCAATTCCATTTGCTAGACTGTTCGAAATAAAGGTCCCTCACTATGGCAATGTTAGTAAACACCTTGTCTACATACAACTAACCGGGAAAAAATGATCATCTTAGCACCTTGTTGTTATACAAAACCTGTTTGTCTTGATGAACTGTAGGTCCACCTAGAGGGAATGATGAATCAAAGAATAGGAGTAAAACCTGAACACAAGTGAGGGCCTCCCAGAATGAAATGCACTCAACAGTGTTCAGAGTAAAAGTCTTCTGTTAGAGTTTAATTTAAGATGAACATTTTTCAGTGTAGTTGTTTGCGAAGGGAACGGCCGCCACAGTCAACCTGAACCAACTCTTTCCTTCAGAGGCTCTGGTGCTAAGATGGAGCCATGATCTTGCTCTCtgtaaccccccaccccccctgcaGCTTCTTCACAAAGGCCAGGGCAGGTCGCTGAAGTCGACAGGGCCACCCAGCCCAGCGTCTGCCTCAAGCAAGGACATGATGACAGCCATGGCTGCCTCATCATTGCTGGGGCTGCTGGAGCCGGTCTCATCCATAATGTCTATGCTCAAGTGGGAGTTGTCACCTAGATTGAATTCAAAACAAGTTTGCCAAAAAGAAAACTAACCAATAAATGAATAGCAAAGTATTTGGTATATTACTCACTCATGATTGATTGATTGGAGTAGGGGTAGCCTACAGAATCAGGTCCAGCTATTATCCCTGTGCTCGGCAGCTCAGGCGTGCCTCCATTCTGAATCTATTGGAATGTACACACAatgcagtttacagcaaaacaCCGAAATTTAAGCCTCAGCTGCAGACTTTTTCTTTCTCCACATAAAGATCATCATCAAGGTGCATTTTAGATAAGAATTTGAATAAGCTAAGGATTTTTAATTACTGACCATAAATGTATCCCCTTATAAGACAGAACATTTTAATGTGCGCAATTTAAATATGAGAGACTAAAAGTCTGTAATACTCTTAAAATGCAACATTTCACCATTCCTTAAACCCTGTACTAATTCAGTACAGACATTTaatcatattttaaatatacatttgCTGGGTTTAACTGGAGAGAAgcacaaatacataaatatacacatACAGATAACGACAAAAGAGAATGCCTACAgaaaatacatatatacagtatatacactcCTATTCACAAAacccatactgtacatcaactgTATTTGAATATCTGTACCTATCTATATGAAAAACAGAAGGGCATAGTATATAAACTAAACAAATGTGAATAAAGATTAATAGTTAGCTTCTTGGATATCTTGATATACTTAGTGTATCTCGATGTATGTTGTGATCTAcagtataaaatatatttatagattTGGTCATGATTCTTGTTTTCTAGATTGTTGATTGTAAGCATAATCACTTAATCAAATTGTAAGTTTTCATAGCAGAAACTTTCCAGTGTAACAGACTACTTCAAGAACCTTGCAatggaaactgtgtgtgtgtgtgtgtgtgtgtgtgtgtgtgtgtgtgtgtgtgtgtgtgtgtgtgtgtgttaccttctTTCCTCCTGGGGAGCAGGTATCAGGGGGAGGAGTGCTGGTGATGTTTAGAGGGCTAGAGCCACAGCTGGAAGGTGAGGAACCCCGAATCCTGATACAGGAAGGTAGATTATAGCAGTGAATGACTGACTCCCAAAGACTGAAAACATCAGCTCCAATTTCTATACATGCAGGTGTTGGAATCCTGAACATAAAACATTTTGACCTCCATGCAATGTACTGTATTTTAACatttgtacatatttttaagtgcacactacataaataaaattgtaGTGTGTAATTGAGTAAGTGCTCTGAATTCTGAGCTCAGCTTTTCTCACCTTTGGATCTCCATTACTTCCTCTGCAATCATGCGTCCAATCTTGCCGGCTCCAGCTCTTGTGCCTCCGGGGATGCCAGGTACAGTCTGCAgagccctcctccctccacctaccaattaaaaacaaattccaAAAACATTACATCTTATTTTAGGTCAAATCTTAAAGTGTCTGCTCATGTAAAGCTTGTCTTCTCAGTGCTTGGACAGTGTTTCTCATCTTCCCATTCACAGGCCAGTGCTATTGTATGTAAATGCAGCTCTGCAATGAACACATGACACTGGACCAGGGGAACCAGGAATCAAACCCCAAATGACTGATAGATGACTgctctattattattttttgagtAGTATTTTACCTTCTGATGTGAGAACACTGTCCATACTCTGTGGAGAGTTCACAGGCTGAGGGTAGTCTGAACCTTCCATCACAGGACATctggagagaaaacaaaaaaaaacaacataccGGTGTCATGGTGTTTCACAAATTAAACAATGCTTTAGGTGTGCAGTTTTGTTTACTTACGACACAACAGTATTGGTGGAGACGATGTACTCCACCTCCTTAGTCCAGGGGTTCATGAAGCTGAACCACCGGCTCCTCAGTGTGATGAATGAGCCatctttaattttaaatttgtaACAGTTGGTATTGATTTTCTCTCTCACCTGCAGCACTacaaacacaacatacagtaaggaCACAAGCccaaaaacacagaacacatacCGGTTTGTCTCTCAGCGGGTACCTTGTCTATGACACTCTGCCAGATGGCCAATGTCGTCCTGGTGGAAATATTCATAGAAGGAGGTTCCCAGCAACTCCTGCGGTAGATATGCTAGGATGGCCGTGGCTCTGGAAATTTAGACAGAGGTTTAGCAGCATGACAGGTAACACATCTTTCATTTTGTATATGTTCAGTAGATAATAGAATCATGATGTTCCACCTTGTTCAACCActtttgtactgtagctcaccTTTGGTCAACAAAGACAAATTTGCCATCAATGGCATGCCTGGAGACATACTCTGTGGGCTTGACCCTGATGTCTGCCAGACTGGGCTGGGGTACAATATGGGGGTGCAGACGGCCAATGGCCACCAGGCAGCTCAGGTTGCAGCCCTCATTATCTGGCTCGTTGTCTTCATCAAGGCCCATTTTAGTGGGTGGCCAGCTCTTTAGGTACCCTGTGCTGTGAATGGTGCAGAAGCTCTTTCGGTCTGCTGTAGAAagggagaaatgaaaacattgaaaaaaaagcagaaccCCTGGCTGGCTGACCCTAGGTTGTAGAGCAGTGGCTCTTAACCTTGTTGGAGGTAATGAACCCCACCAGTTTCTTATGCAGCCCTAGTTTCAGCGTTCCCTTGTGTCAAGCCAGTCTTGAACAACAGACAGTGAGATTTATAAAAATCCTTTCCTTGTATTAGTATTAAGTAATATTCAACATTTCTGAAATTAAAATCTAAGGGGGTCAGATTATATTTAGGTGTGCTAAATAGTCTGGAATCTACAGTACTCAGTTTCTTTTCGaaaatattaacattaataTTGCATTGCATTGTTAGCCccataaatatttattctttattataTGGTACACATGATAACATATATTGTCTGCTGTTGTGAATTTGTCAAATTTttgtcaaaatataaataaaattaaattaaactgaatATGTTTAGCAGCATGTGAATGTGGGGACTTATCCAGATCAGTCTAAAAGTGTGAAGAGTCAacattgcatttttttttagtAAGGCAATAATAGGGGTGACATTTGTTTAATACCAGTTACAGCATTTTATGTATGTCGGTACTGTACCTTTTTTCTTTGAGCAGGTAGAAGGAAAGTCTTTATCTTCTACTTTGACGGAAGGCCTGTTGCACTTCATCCTGCAGAAAAATGACCGCCTGGCTCCAGAACAAAGTCTGGATGGACCAGGAGTGATGTCTGTTTTCACTGGAAGACCAGCTGCAAATAGAGTTTAAAAGAGCacatcaaaacaaagcaaaaaatggGGATAatattcttcttattattattaacacaataataataatcctacCATTGATTCGCCAATCCAgtttcattaaaaatataaatctatttttaccttttttttaccttcagcTACAGCTAAAACACAAATGATGTAGGTGGTTCAATTGTGTGCAATTTCATTGTTATAGCTATTTGGTCATAGCTCCATTTTAATAACACTTCTGTATTtattagttattagttatttataaaactctttttttttcaatttttaaaGCCTGATTGATCTTCGAAACGTCATGGGAAAGTGAAAGgatattttaaaataacttaATTTAACATGGTTAGAAACTGTCAGATAAgtgcaaaacaaagacagagacaagtCTGTGACTCCCCTAGAAAATTTGCAAAATTTATTCGACAGCAACTTGGAAATATGCTAGCAAGATTAAGCTCATACGAGTACTTTTCTGATTTGTATAAGAAGTCACATTTGAAAACAGCTGCATGAAAGGAGTACAACAACAAAATGCCTTACTACCAACAgactatattatattatacactattatccatccatccattttcttaaccgcttactccctagtgcggggtcacggggtgctggagcctaacccagctggctatgggcgagaggcagggtacaccctggacaggtcgccagtccatcgcagggcaacacatagacacacaaccatgcacacacactcacatctacgagtccaatcaacctaacgcacgtctttggactgtgggaggaagccggagaacccggagagaacccacgcaaacgcggggagaacgtgcaaactccacacagaaaggcaccagggaatcgaacccagaaccttcttgctgtgaggcgacggtgctacccaccgaaCCGCCGTGCCGCCCTACActattatatatactatatactattactatatactatagtatatataatatactatatacCCTATGATTATATTAGGACAATATGGCTGGTTGGTACAGTAGTTACAGTTTTACGTGATATACtttgttttataaaatgtttttgtttcctgtggtATGACAGAGATCTGCGTTTATCCACATCTAAGTTCTCTTACTTTTAGCATCAATCAGCCTCTCTCTTGGGGCTGTATCGGAAGAGGACAGCTGCTCCTTGACCTTCGCAATGTCCTTGGGATGAAGGTAGTCAAATAGGCTCTGACCAATCAGGTCGTTCTGGAAGGAAGTGAGAGCAGAACAGGAGAAACAAAACTCTTGAGGAAGAATAACAATTATcttgaattgttttaattttccaaGTCATGCAAAGATAAGTGGTAATGATTTTTTCATTAGGAAGTCTTTGTTGAAAAGTGCCACTCAAAACAGTATAAATAGAAGAATTTTCAATtacattgattttattttaattgatttaatttattg
The genomic region above belongs to Betta splendens chromosome 6, fBetSpl5.4, whole genome shotgun sequence and contains:
- the LOC114857314 gene encoding basic helix-loop-helix ARNT-like protein 1, whose product is MEGDDFNTEAVMNICDDLMADQRMDISSTMTDFMSPSSTDLISSSISTPGMDYTRKRKGSTTDYQIDAFSFDDPDKDKLGSDQQGRIKNAREAHSQIEKRRRDKMNSFIDELASLVPTCNAMSRKLDKLTVLRMAVQHMKTLRGAANPYTEANYKPSFLSDDELKHLILRAADGFLFVVGCDRGKILFVSESVYKILNYSQNDLIGQSLFDYLHPKDIAKVKEQLSSSDTAPRERLIDAKTGLPVKTDITPGPSRLCSGARRSFFCRMKCNRPSVKVEDKDFPSTCSKKKADRKSFCTIHSTGYLKSWPPTKMGLDEDNEPDNEGCNLSCLVAIGRLHPHIVPQPSLADIRVKPTEYVSRHAIDGKFVFVDQRATAILAYLPQELLGTSFYEYFHQDDIGHLAECHRQVLQVREKINTNCYKFKIKDGSFITLRSRWFSFMNPWTKEVEYIVSTNTVVSCPVMEGSDYPQPVNSPQSMDSVLTSEGGGRRALQTVPGIPGGTRAGAGKIGRMIAEEVMEIQRIRGSSPSSCGSSPLNITSTPPPDTCSPGGKKIQNGGTPELPSTGIIAGPDSVGYPYSNQSIMSDNSHLSIDIMDETGSSSPSNDEAAMAVIMSLLEADAGLGGPVDFSDLPWPL